A DNA window from uncultured Methanoregula sp. contains the following coding sequences:
- a CDS encoding RHS repeat-associated core domain-containing protein, whose protein sequence is MAGAGTADAVTNSFVYNGAGDLLTLRDGRGHATSACYDAYGCVTSRRDANDTEISRYQYDPLNHLTNRWSAAKGTTTYVYDPLGNLLNTIYPDRTIQFAYDELNRLTNMVDAVGATRYSYDQAGLLLTEDGPWAYDTVTSIYTNRLRASLTLQQPGAPVAWQYGYDTAHRLDTLVSAAGMFSYRYPAAGATLARASRLPVQVDLPVGAIVNSYDGMARVTNNILRNLAQTTLNAHAYAYNEASQRTRMTSTSAGNYVDYGYDALGQLTNAAGRELSGGALRVQEQWANTYDKAGNLAQRVKNQLTETFVADANDQLTSVSSAGTLTVGGTATPAATQVSVNGQTAALYADKTFAVPNVPLSATALTAVANDGQGHSASNTIAVSLSTPTAPQYDLNGNLLTDGWRTFSYDTDNQLVGIVVTNANGTITQTGFVYDGKARRRIRTEATLQAGAWVTNQTFRYLYDGQRVIQERDANNTVLATYTRGLDLSQSLDGAGGIGGLLARTHLGNHHFYYHSDANGNVTALINQSTNLVAQYRYDPFGNLVAQTGPLAEGNLYRFSSKEFHQASGLYYYGYRFYDPNLQRWVNRDPSGSKDGPNLHAFCHNGAVNAFDTDGQLSFPGYDLAANIWLAFQEQLHALRVFTATWAKYDYNMSMSDRMGIRADVQKDCFLAYLMAAATGNANSGGEWAKSADDDHITSYQLGYQFVFGTGESTHNFTEKSVVGSEILNADFVRQGIFDTYKDALAGNTKPHPIENKLKDIPRSDYLLGLINNVGGDNPSLAYMGTIGGNVQAGAVVQQNGISFLTLTVTMQNITSAESATRMPPPIGYAGTDWRAAFIQQNPFGANAPFRTVVENFNLTVLLPIPTVRP, encoded by the coding sequence GTGGCCGGTGCCGGCACCGCCGATGCCGTCACCAACAGTTTTGTCTACAACGGGGCGGGGGACCTGCTGACGTTGCGCGACGGGCGCGGCCACGCCACCTCGGCCTGTTATGACGCCTACGGGTGCGTCACCAGCCGGCGCGACGCCAACGACACGGAAATCTCTCGTTACCAATATGATCCGCTCAACCACCTGACCAACCGCTGGAGCGCCGCCAAGGGGACCACCACGTACGTCTACGATCCCCTGGGCAATCTCCTCAACACCATTTATCCCGACCGGACGATTCAGTTCGCCTACGATGAGCTGAACCGGCTCACCAACATGGTGGACGCCGTGGGCGCCACCCGGTATAGTTACGACCAAGCCGGGCTCCTCCTGACCGAGGACGGGCCTTGGGCGTATGACACCGTGACGAGCATCTATACCAATCGCCTGCGCGCCAGCCTGACGCTCCAGCAACCGGGGGCGCCGGTGGCTTGGCAATATGGCTACGACACGGCCCACCGGCTCGACACGCTGGTGTCCGCGGCGGGGATGTTCAGCTACCGGTATCCCGCCGCCGGCGCCACGCTGGCCCGGGCCTCGCGGCTGCCGGTCCAGGTGGACCTGCCCGTTGGGGCGATCGTCAACAGCTACGACGGCATGGCCCGCGTCACCAACAATATCCTGCGCAATCTCGCCCAAACGACCCTCAACGCCCACGCCTACGCCTATAACGAAGCGAGCCAGCGCACCCGGATGACCTCGACATCCGCCGGCAATTACGTCGATTATGGTTATGACGCCCTGGGCCAGTTGACCAATGCCGCGGGCCGGGAACTCTCCGGCGGCGCCCTTCGGGTGCAGGAGCAGTGGGCCAACACCTACGACAAAGCCGGGAACCTCGCCCAGCGCGTCAAGAACCAGTTGACCGAAACCTTCGTCGCGGACGCCAACGACCAATTGACCTCCGTCAGCAGCGCCGGCACGCTGACGGTGGGGGGAACGGCCACGCCCGCCGCCACCCAGGTGAGCGTCAACGGCCAGACCGCCGCCCTGTACGCGGACAAGACGTTCGCCGTGCCCAACGTCCCGTTGTCCGCCACCGCCCTCACCGCCGTGGCCAACGATGGCCAGGGCCACAGCGCCAGCAACACGATCGCCGTCAGCCTGTCCACCCCCACCGCCCCGCAATACGACCTGAACGGGAACCTGTTGACCGACGGTTGGCGCACGTTCAGTTACGACACCGACAACCAACTTGTCGGCATCGTGGTCACCAACGCCAACGGCACCATCACCCAGACCGGTTTCGTCTACGACGGCAAAGCCCGCCGCCGCATCCGCACCGAAGCGACGCTCCAAGCCGGCGCCTGGGTGACCAACCAGACCTTCCGTTACCTTTACGACGGCCAGCGCGTGATCCAGGAGCGCGACGCCAACAACACGGTGCTGGCCACCTACACCCGTGGCCTCGACCTGAGCCAATCCCTCGACGGCGCCGGCGGCATCGGCGGCTTATTGGCCCGCACCCACCTCGGAAACCACCACTTTTACTACCACAGCGACGCCAACGGCAACGTCACCGCCCTCATCAACCAGTCCACCAACCTCGTCGCCCAATACCGCTACGACCCCTTCGGCAACTTGGTCGCCCAAACGGGCCCCCTCGCCGAGGGCAATTTGTACCGCTTCTCCAGCAAGGAATTCCACCAGGCCTCCGGCCTGTACTATTACGGCTACCGCTTTTATGACCCCAATTTGCAACGGTGGGTGAATCGTGACCCTTCCGGCTCCAAGGACGGGCCGAATCTCCATGCCTTCTGCCACAATGGGGCGGTGAACGCGTTTGATACCGATGGGCAGCTCAGTTTTCCTGGATACGACCTTGCAGCAAATATTTGGCTAGCCTTCCAGGAGCAACTGCATGCTCTGAGGGTTTTCACCGCGACATGGGCAAAATATGACTATAACATGTCCATGTCTGATCGGATGGGGATAAGGGCTGACGTGCAAAAGGATTGTTTTCTGGCTTATCTGATGGCCGCCGCCACAGGGAATGCAAATAGCGGTGGTGAATGGGCCAAATCAGCAGATGACGACCACATCACCTCTTATCAGCTTGGATACCAATTTGTTTTTGGCACAGGCGAATCGACGCACAATTTTACTGAGAAAAGCGTGGTTGGAAGCGAGATTCTGAACGCCGATTTTGTAAGGCAAGGCATCTTTGACACGTACAAGGATGCTCTGGCTGGGAATACAAAGCCACACCCCATCGAGAATAAACTCAAAGACATCCCTCGATCAGACTATCTGCTCGGACTGATAAATAACGTGGGTGGTGACAATCCTTCCTTGGCTTATATGGGAACGATTGGAGGAAACGTTCAGGCAGGAGCTGTGGTCCAGCAAAATGGCATATCCTTTTTGACGTTGACGGTGACTATGCAAAACATTACCTCAGCGGAATCGGCAACTCGAATGCCGCCACCAATAGGCTACGCTGGTACTGACTGGCGGGCGGCATTCATTCAACAGAATCCCTTCGGGGCGAACGCTCCCTTTAGGACGGTCGTTGAAAACTTTAATCTGACGGTGCTCCTCCCAATTCCCACAGTCAGACCATGA
- a CDS encoding LamG-like jellyroll fold domain-containing protein — MAARAVQFEAARAWARTNPPVPVLDDGADNPRDHGTNALAGPSPDGADPGLRTTFVPRNKVEITVDEGGAHGRGAGHRLDLDGNLNLEDSVVLTLPGGELFQAHVVAIAWADDAGHTTWSGRLKDCQGSKLGDADDQVIYLDAFEGHKANVRLTYRATFYEQDIILKEAPQLPPGIDSESARIEVWTELFQAPAPKITYKKSTRQVKGQTVEREDAAFLQFGQMRIAEGRAFLLPVAEAPGPTNRLDRLPIQKRWVEEQGRRFLVESIDLAVVRASLEKLPPQTAAVERRGSLPSPASRRLAATPFKKPAEHELAALGGVGSGRPGPTPGLLLDFLLVNNAIINVDFGGVAADTGPAVVGNGSGDFWNLYHYPGNNDCTLTGLKYTDSTVSGVSLRVQNILYDYYGASGNTTGDPMYDSWCSCYGAITLTISNLSTGLYDFYVYSHSPSDDGYYAIQMNGQTKYTGNGPYWNGNQLTNHAFIENAHYVAFRAVQVNVGSPVVMYVRGSSLGGYAAINGLQFLATPNQAPQVNAGFDRTTRIPYTDFLSATVTDDGLPLGSTLSYTWSQLSGPVPVAINNIHALSPSATFTTPGTYLLRLTASDGQLSGSDDVVFNVLPETGLLPINKLLNINFAGLGGPAKTGFAATGQTVSDYWNVFLAPWSQDIWVNNLLWSDGSASGVQLNVRGAWGGGTNYSGDAMYDRFNVAYYTGCIYLTFSNLPSGNYDALMYGHGPGDNQYSYCGVNGLPHKLTGFGPYWTTNNLAGGGFVEDGHYVAFRDVPVSNGSLTAWVGTSGNYGYLNGIQLVNKSFVPPQINTPPTLSHISDRYTTVNVNLPTIPFTVGDATTPAGNLIVTATSGDQTIVPDSHLVLGGSGATRTLSLTAAPTVPGVATITLSVQDGELLTTTNFNLTVVNSTASDPVAWWPLDDTCGTAAMDASGRQHTGTVVGGPAWVAASGPGSGLVFDGVDDLVTTPDAPDLQLTGNLTLALWLKLQAYGDPNKWTVVCSKGASDPRSEEYAFYLNNGSNRLRFQQRYNYSNYFTLDTPAAIPLNQWTHAVITVSDALVTLYLNGSPAASATRSGLQDSSSEPFKLGHCYQGTVFDHFNGTLSDVRLYNRPLSAAEIASLFDADQDGLPDAWERQYFGNLSRGPDEDYDGDGLTNLQEYLAGSNPNPDVDADGLPDSPALRVLITTPRNNAIIP; from the coding sequence ATGGCCGCGCGCGCGGTCCAGTTCGAGGCCGCCAGGGCGTGGGCCAGAACCAATCCGCCCGTTCCCGTCCTCGACGACGGGGCGGACAATCCGCGTGACCACGGCACCAATGCCCTTGCCGGACCCTCGCCGGACGGCGCCGACCCCGGGCTCCGCACCACGTTCGTCCCCCGGAACAAGGTCGAAATCACCGTCGATGAGGGCGGCGCGCACGGACGCGGCGCGGGCCATCGCCTCGACCTGGACGGCAACTTGAATCTCGAGGATTCGGTCGTGCTCACGCTGCCAGGCGGGGAACTATTCCAAGCCCACGTCGTCGCCATCGCCTGGGCTGACGATGCCGGCCACACGACTTGGTCAGGTCGGCTTAAGGACTGCCAGGGATCCAAGCTCGGTGACGCCGATGACCAAGTGATCTATCTTGATGCATTTGAAGGACATAAGGCGAATGTTCGGCTCACCTACCGAGCCACGTTTTACGAGCAGGACATCATCCTGAAGGAAGCTCCCCAGCTGCCTCCGGGCATCGATTCAGAGTCGGCCAGGATTGAGGTATGGACAGAACTGTTCCAAGCCCCCGCGCCGAAAATCACCTACAAAAAATCCACCCGTCAGGTCAAAGGCCAGACCGTCGAGCGCGAGGACGCCGCCTTCCTCCAATTCGGCCAGATGCGCATCGCCGAGGGCCGGGCCTTTCTCCTGCCCGTCGCGGAAGCCCCTGGCCCCACCAACCGCTTGGATCGTCTGCCGATACAAAAACGGTGGGTCGAAGAACAGGGCCGCCGGTTCCTGGTCGAATCGATCGACCTTGCGGTGGTCCGCGCGTCCCTGGAGAAGCTGCCCCCGCAGACTGCCGCGGTGGAGCGTCGCGGATCCCTGCCCTCACCCGCCTCGCGGCGTCTGGCCGCCACCCCGTTCAAGAAGCCAGCGGAGCATGAGTTGGCGGCCTTGGGCGGTGTGGGCTCGGGTCGCCCGGGCCCGACCCCAGGCCTCCTCCTCGATTTCCTGCTCGTGAACAACGCCATCATTAACGTGGATTTTGGCGGGGTAGCGGCCGATACGGGCCCTGCGGTGGTCGGGAATGGGAGCGGGGACTTTTGGAATCTGTACCACTACCCAGGCAACAACGACTGCACCCTCACGGGTCTGAAATATACGGACAGCACGGTATCGGGGGTGAGCCTCCGGGTCCAAAATATCTTGTACGATTACTACGGGGCCTCCGGCAATACCACGGGCGACCCGATGTACGATTCCTGGTGCTCGTGTTACGGGGCTATCACACTGACTATAAGTAACCTCAGCACCGGCCTATATGATTTCTACGTCTATAGCCATTCGCCATCGGATGACGGATATTACGCCATTCAGATGAATGGGCAAACGAAGTATACGGGCAACGGACCGTATTGGAACGGGAACCAACTCACCAACCACGCCTTCATCGAAAACGCCCATTATGTGGCCTTCCGTGCGGTGCAAGTCAACGTTGGTTCGCCGGTCGTTATGTATGTTCGCGGTTCTTCCTTGGGGGGGTACGCGGCGATCAACGGACTCCAGTTCCTTGCCACACCCAATCAAGCGCCCCAGGTGAATGCGGGTTTCGACCGCACCACGCGCATCCCTTACACCGACTTTCTCAGTGCCACCGTCACCGACGACGGCCTGCCGCTCGGCTCGACGCTCAGCTACACCTGGAGCCAGCTCAGCGGGCCGGTCCCGGTAGCGATCAACAATATTCATGCCCTCTCGCCCAGCGCGACGTTCACCACCCCGGGCACTTACCTTCTCCGCCTGACCGCCAGCGACGGCCAATTGAGTGGTAGCGACGATGTCGTCTTCAACGTGTTGCCGGAAACCGGCCTGCTGCCGATCAACAAGTTATTGAATATTAACTTTGCCGGCTTGGGCGGACCCGCCAAAACGGGATTCGCCGCCACCGGCCAGACGGTTAGCGATTACTGGAATGTGTTCCTGGCTCCCTGGTCCCAGGATATCTGGGTCAATAATCTCCTGTGGTCGGATGGCAGCGCCTCTGGAGTTCAACTCAATGTGCGAGGCGCGTGGGGAGGCGGAACCAATTACAGCGGGGATGCCATGTATGACCGATTCAACGTTGCGTACTATACGGGGTGCATCTATTTAACATTTAGCAATTTACCTTCCGGAAATTACGACGCGCTGATGTACGGCCATGGCCCCGGCGATAATCAATACAGCTACTGTGGCGTAAACGGGTTGCCCCACAAACTAACGGGATTCGGCCCTTATTGGACCACTAACAACCTCGCCGGCGGCGGCTTCGTCGAAGACGGACATTATGTGGCTTTCCGCGACGTTCCCGTAAGCAACGGATCGCTGACCGCATGGGTCGGGACGTCTGGAAACTACGGGTACTTGAACGGCATCCAGCTGGTGAATAAGTCGTTCGTGCCTCCGCAGATCAACACCCCGCCCACCCTGTCTCATATCTCCGACCGGTACACGACCGTTAACGTGAACCTCCCCACGATCCCGTTCACGGTGGGGGACGCGACTACTCCGGCGGGGAATCTCATCGTCACCGCCACCTCGGGCGACCAAACCATCGTTCCCGACAGCCATCTGGTCTTGGGCGGTAGCGGGGCCACGCGCACGCTCTCACTCACCGCCGCCCCCACCGTGCCCGGTGTTGCCACGATCACCCTCTCCGTCCAGGACGGAGAGCTCCTCACCACCACCAACTTCAACCTGACCGTCGTTAATTCCACCGCCAGCGACCCCGTCGCCTGGTGGCCGTTGGATGACACCTGCGGCACCGCCGCCATGGACGCCTCCGGTCGCCAGCACACCGGCACCGTGGTGGGCGGTCCCGCCTGGGTAGCTGCTTCGGGTCCCGGCTCGGGCTTGGTTTTCGATGGCGTCGATGACCTAGTGACGACGCCGGACGCACCGGACCTCCAGCTCACCGGTAACCTGACTTTGGCGCTTTGGCTCAAACTTCAGGCCTATGGCGATCCAAATAAATGGACTGTGGTATGCAGCAAAGGTGCCAGTGACCCGCGTAGCGAGGAGTATGCCTTTTATCTCAACAACGGATCGAACCGACTCCGCTTTCAGCAACGCTACAATTATAGCAACTACTTCACCTTGGACACGCCGGCCGCAATCCCTTTGAATCAATGGACGCATGCGGTCATTACCGTCAGCGACGCATTGGTGACCCTTTACCTGAATGGCTCGCCAGCGGCGTCTGCGACGCGTAGCGGCCTGCAAGATAGCAGTTCCGAACCTTTCAAGTTGGGGCACTGCTACCAAGGAACGGTTTTCGACCATTTCAACGGCACCCTCTCCGACGTGCGCCTCTACAACCGCCCGCTGTCCGCCGCCGAAATCGCCTCCCTCTTCGATGCCGACCAGGACGGCCTCCCCGACGCCTGGGAACGGCAATACTTCGGCAACCTGAGCCGTGGCCCGGATGAGGACTACGATGGCGACGGCCTGACCAACCTGCAAGAGTATCTGGCCGGCTCGAACCCCAATCCGGACGTGGACGCCGACGGCCTCCCCGACTCCCCGGCCCTGCGGGTCCTCATCACCACCCCCCGCAACAACGCCATCATCCCGTAA